One Solea senegalensis isolate Sse05_10M linkage group LG13, IFAPA_SoseM_1, whole genome shotgun sequence DNA segment encodes these proteins:
- the LOC122779333 gene encoding ABC transporter F family member 4-like isoform X2, whose product MATARTFLNCSQSNGIAEVSSAKSPHVVSENVTMEYIQEISQYRESSARQSKQDEVSNNKSPDDAGIDSGDDLFITQKPVPEPVRPRRQRSCNLRSPRDGEEDESDSSSSSSNSKSYKKRSKIKRVTLPKYSFPFLPQRNRSKNPQFTRQLTNRQNITLHTFSMGGFFKCVRELWQDYDKGDDVPSSLPTMDMDGEYISPLSEEEERSESVDIKVVERKRFVAASKAKGTKGITQKSNRSVKGQRGKSNNDGRGMSLGRQRKTGQKTQAEESTLKDKVLFSDTESSDDGGPSRGAQAEKRTSHTSIQAQTEPPRTERRLTRANKRLAERQEREDELRHGSGATVSELLELQKSPRYGTLNGSEVSLNVTEPQAGVSHTDDLSQTGQAEEQSESQSLLLRSFPREITNDIMYSEMRGEEKNKSKRDHEHVEETCSQSREEPEGLPTARSVNMSEENPLATQISDEMEINDENGREKLVSLSDDDAVRHTPDTKQEKRKRKKKKRTADHLGQEEDGNVESDVRLEKDSLSLLTSIEANGGKKKKKEKRQYSEDDNSVEPQQSGTVLEPLNDDADTPRKKKKKKKKKKKRENLSEDEAVSCTTDQKEKVDDADNTLTITEGPDIEYAELVSKTKKKKKKKKSDKSCRNVTEDTVTQSDGSVSARKKKKRRTSSFLDADAEEKDAQTHGEQRIS is encoded by the exons ATGGCTACAGCGCGTACATTTTTGAATTGCTCTCAGTCAAATGGAATTGCTGAAGTTTCATCAGCAAAGTCACCCCACGTTGTCTCGGAAAACGTGACTATGGAGTACATTCAGGAAATATCGCAGTATCGCGAGTCTTCGGCGAGACAGAGCAAACAGGATGAAGTGTCGAATAATAAGAGCCCAGATGATGCTGGAAT AGACTCTGGAGACGACCTGTTCATAACTCAAAAGCCAGTACCTGAGCCTGTGAGGCCAAGAAGACAACGTTCTTGCAACCTGAGGTCTCCCAGAGACGGAGAGGAGGATGAAAGTGATTCTTCATCGTCCTCTTCCAACAGTAAATCTTACAAGAAGAGGAGTAAAATAAAGAGAGTTACACTGCCAAAGTACAGCTTTCCCTTCCTCCCACAGAGGAATAGGTCAAAGAATCCTCAGTTTACTAGGCAGCTTACTAACAGGCAGAACATAACCCTTCAT acTTTTTCAATGGGAGGCTTCTTTAAATGTGTCAGAGAGCTGTGGCAGGACTATGACAAAGGAGATGATGTGCCGTCATCTTTACCTACAATGGACATGGATGGGGAGTACATATCGCCATTGTCAGA agaagaagaaaggtcAGAAAGTGTGGACATCAAAGTGGTG GAAAGGAAAAGATTTGTTGCAGCATCAAAAGCAAAGGGCACAAAGGGCATCACACAGAAAAGCAACAGGAGCGTCaagggacagagagggaaaagCAATAATGACGGACGAGGAATGTCACTTGGAAGACAAaggaaaacaggacaaaaaacaCAGGCTGAGGAATCCACATTAAAGGATAAGGTCCTGTTTTCAGATACCGAGAGCTCTGATGATGGTGGTCCTTCTCGTGGCGCTCAGGCTGAAAAGAGGACCAGTCACACAAGTATCCAGGCCCAAACTGAACCACCACGGACAGAGAGACGTCTCACCAGAGCAAACAAGAGGTTGGCTGAAAGACAAGAAAGGGAAGATGAGCTTCGTCACGGCAGTGGTGCTACAGTTAGTGAACTACTGGAGCTACAGAAAAGTCCAAGGTATGGCACACTAAATGGCTCAGAAGTATCTCTGAATGTAACAGAGCCACAAGCAGGTGTTTCCCACACAGATGATCTATCCCAGACAGGACAAGCAGAAGAACAATCTGAAAGCCAAAGCCTTCTTCTTCGAAGTTTCCCACGTGAGATTACTAATGATATTATGTACAGTGAAAtgcgaggagaggagaagaataaATCAAAAAGAGATCATGAACATGTAGAAGAAACATGCAGCCAGAGTCGGGAAGAGCCAGAGGGTCTTCCCACTGCAAGATCTGTCAACATGTCGGAGGAGAATCCTCTGGCAACACAGATCAGTGATGAGATGGAGATTAATGACGAAAACGGGAGAGAGAAACTGGTGTCCCTCTCTGATGATGACGCTGTGAGACACACTCCTgatacaaaacaagaaaaaaggaagagaaaaaagaaaaaaaggacagcaGATCATCTAGGgcaggaggaggatggaaaCGTGGAATCTGATGTGAGATTGGAAAAGGACTCTCTGAGTTTATTGACAAGTATTGAGGCAAACGGtggcaaaaagaagaagaaggaaaagaggcAATATAGTGAGGATGACAATAGTGTTGAGCCGCAACAATCCGGCACAGTTTTAGAGCCTCTAAATGACGACGCTGACACAccgaggaaaaagaagaagaagaaaaag aaaaagaaaaaaagggaaaacctCTCAGAGGATGAAGCTGTTTCTTGCACGACTGACCAAAAGGAAAAGGTTGATGATGCTGATAATACACTGACAATAACGGAAGGGCCTGACATTGAGTATGCTGAACTGGTGTctaagacaaagaagaagaagaagaagaagaaaagtgacAAATCTTGCAGAAATGTCACAGAAGACACCGTGACACAAAGCGACGGTTCTGTGTCTGcacggaaaaagaaaaagaggaggaccTCTTCCTTCCTCGATGCTGATGCAGAGGAAAAAGATGCTCAGACACATGGGGAACAAAGAATCTCCTGA
- the LOC122779333 gene encoding uncharacterized protein YFR016C-like isoform X1, translating into MATARTFLNCSQSNGIAEVSSAKSPHVVSENVTMEYIQEISQYRESSARQSKQDEVSNNKSPDDAGIDSGDDLFITQKPVPEPVRPRRQRSCNLRSPRDGEEDESDSSSSSSNSKSYKKRSKIKRVTLPKYSFPFLPQRNRSKNPQFTRQLTNRQNITLHTFSMGGFFKCVRELWQDYDKGDDVPSSLPTMDMDGEYISPLSEEEERSESVDIKVVERKRFVAASKAKGTKGITQKSNRSVKGQRGKSNNDGRGMSLGRQRKTGQKTQAEESTLKDKVLFSDTESSDDGGPSRGAQAEKRTSHTSIQAQTEPPRTERRLTRANKRLAERQEREDELRHGSGATVSELLELQKSPRYGTLNGSEVSLNVTEPQAGVSHTDDLSQTGQAEEQSESQSLLLRSFPREITNDIMYSEMRGEEKNKSKRDHEHVEETCSQSREEPEGLPTARSVNMSEENPLATQISDEMEINDENGREKLVSLSDDDAVRHTPDTKQEKRKRKKKKRTADHLGQEEDGNVESDVRLEKDSLSLLTSIEANGGKKKKKEKRQYSEDDNSVEPQQSGTVLEPLNDDADTPRKKKKKKKDKEEEIVIVDEGEEDAQLSVMELENIESSQERLASTCETKRKKHKKKRHTPPDDVIVEPENREAPSHDTTLEESTAQSVNKKKKKKRENLSEDEAVSCTTDQKEKVDDADNTLTITEGPDIEYAELVSKTKKKKKKKKSDKSCRNVTEDTVTQSDGSVSARKKKKRRTSSFLDADAEEKDAQTHGEQRIS; encoded by the exons ATGGCTACAGCGCGTACATTTTTGAATTGCTCTCAGTCAAATGGAATTGCTGAAGTTTCATCAGCAAAGTCACCCCACGTTGTCTCGGAAAACGTGACTATGGAGTACATTCAGGAAATATCGCAGTATCGCGAGTCTTCGGCGAGACAGAGCAAACAGGATGAAGTGTCGAATAATAAGAGCCCAGATGATGCTGGAAT AGACTCTGGAGACGACCTGTTCATAACTCAAAAGCCAGTACCTGAGCCTGTGAGGCCAAGAAGACAACGTTCTTGCAACCTGAGGTCTCCCAGAGACGGAGAGGAGGATGAAAGTGATTCTTCATCGTCCTCTTCCAACAGTAAATCTTACAAGAAGAGGAGTAAAATAAAGAGAGTTACACTGCCAAAGTACAGCTTTCCCTTCCTCCCACAGAGGAATAGGTCAAAGAATCCTCAGTTTACTAGGCAGCTTACTAACAGGCAGAACATAACCCTTCAT acTTTTTCAATGGGAGGCTTCTTTAAATGTGTCAGAGAGCTGTGGCAGGACTATGACAAAGGAGATGATGTGCCGTCATCTTTACCTACAATGGACATGGATGGGGAGTACATATCGCCATTGTCAGA agaagaagaaaggtcAGAAAGTGTGGACATCAAAGTGGTG GAAAGGAAAAGATTTGTTGCAGCATCAAAAGCAAAGGGCACAAAGGGCATCACACAGAAAAGCAACAGGAGCGTCaagggacagagagggaaaagCAATAATGACGGACGAGGAATGTCACTTGGAAGACAAaggaaaacaggacaaaaaacaCAGGCTGAGGAATCCACATTAAAGGATAAGGTCCTGTTTTCAGATACCGAGAGCTCTGATGATGGTGGTCCTTCTCGTGGCGCTCAGGCTGAAAAGAGGACCAGTCACACAAGTATCCAGGCCCAAACTGAACCACCACGGACAGAGAGACGTCTCACCAGAGCAAACAAGAGGTTGGCTGAAAGACAAGAAAGGGAAGATGAGCTTCGTCACGGCAGTGGTGCTACAGTTAGTGAACTACTGGAGCTACAGAAAAGTCCAAGGTATGGCACACTAAATGGCTCAGAAGTATCTCTGAATGTAACAGAGCCACAAGCAGGTGTTTCCCACACAGATGATCTATCCCAGACAGGACAAGCAGAAGAACAATCTGAAAGCCAAAGCCTTCTTCTTCGAAGTTTCCCACGTGAGATTACTAATGATATTATGTACAGTGAAAtgcgaggagaggagaagaataaATCAAAAAGAGATCATGAACATGTAGAAGAAACATGCAGCCAGAGTCGGGAAGAGCCAGAGGGTCTTCCCACTGCAAGATCTGTCAACATGTCGGAGGAGAATCCTCTGGCAACACAGATCAGTGATGAGATGGAGATTAATGACGAAAACGGGAGAGAGAAACTGGTGTCCCTCTCTGATGATGACGCTGTGAGACACACTCCTgatacaaaacaagaaaaaaggaagagaaaaaagaaaaaaaggacagcaGATCATCTAGGgcaggaggaggatggaaaCGTGGAATCTGATGTGAGATTGGAAAAGGACTCTCTGAGTTTATTGACAAGTATTGAGGCAAACGGtggcaaaaagaagaagaaggaaaagaggcAATATAGTGAGGATGACAATAGTGTTGAGCCGCAACAATCCGGCACAGTTTTAGAGCCTCTAAATGACGACGCTGACACAccgaggaaaaagaagaagaagaaaaaggataAAGAAGAGGAGATTGTAATTGTAGACGAAGGTGAAGAAGACGCACAACTGAGTGTGATGGAGTTGGAAAATATTGAATCTTCTCAGGAAAGATTGGCGAGTACTTGtgaaacgaaaagaaaaaagcacaaaaagaagCGGCATACTCCTCCTGATGATGTTATAGTGGAACCTGAAAATCGCGAAGCTCCGTCTCATGACACAACCTTGGAAGAAAGCACAGCGCAGTCAgtgaacaagaagaaaaagaaaaaaagggaaaacctCTCAGAGGATGAAGCTGTTTCTTGCACGACTGACCAAAAGGAAAAGGTTGATGATGCTGATAATACACTGACAATAACGGAAGGGCCTGACATTGAGTATGCTGAACTGGTGTctaagacaaagaagaagaagaagaagaagaaaagtgacAAATCTTGCAGAAATGTCACAGAAGACACCGTGACACAAAGCGACGGTTCTGTGTCTGcacggaaaaagaaaaagaggaggaccTCTTCCTTCCTCGATGCTGATGCAGAGGAAAAAGATGCTCAGACACATGGGGAACAAAGAATCTCCTGA
- the lg13h11orf54 gene encoding ester hydrolase C11orf54 homolog gives MADISKTEKAQLLIPDLQELRTVLQAGLEDNFAEVQVSVVDCPDLTKEPFHFPVQGLCGSPRITDVGGVPYLIPLVQKHKEYNMNTISKELELPGAFILGAGAAPSRIVGMNAELMPQVLTEAEGRPAVDSSYMASINPADGQCLQEKYSEKFSDCSFGLLANLYACEGKSGKVIEVRAKKRTGGHSIVTALRKTLESHYPDKSLALGGTFIIQKGKAKIHIMPREFSVCPLNTDDEVNSWLKHFEVSAPLICLSVLVSRDPGLDLRVEHTHCFSHHGEGGHYYIDTTPDSVEYLGYFVPAEFVYRIDRPKETHGVGRD, from the exons ATGGCAGACATCAGCAAAACCGAGAAAGCTCAGCTGTTAATTCCAGACCTGCAGGAACTGCGAACTG TATTGCAAGCAGGACTGGAAGACAACTTTGCAGAAGTTCAGGTCAGTGTTGTGGACTGTCCAGATCTCACTAAAGAACCATTCCACTTTCCTGTTCAAG GCTTATGTGGAAGTCCTAGAATCACTGATGTGGGTGGTGTACCGTACCTCATTCCTTTAGTTCAGAAGCACAAG GAATACAACATGAACACTATATCTAAAGAGCTGGAGCTGCCAGGAGCTTTCATCCTCGGAGCAGGAGCTGCTCCCTCCAGGATTGTTGGAATGAATGCAGAG CTGATGCCTCAGGTTCTCACAGAGGCGGAGGGAAGGCCTGCAGTGGACAGCAGTTACATGGCCTCCATCAATCCGGCTGATGGCCAGTGTCTGCAAGAAAAATACAGCGAGAAATTCTCTGACTGCAGCTTTGGTCTGTTGGCCAATCTGTATGCATGTGAAGGGAAATCTGGAAAG GTCATAGAGGTGCGGGCCAAGAAGAGAACAGGAGGCCACAGTATCGTAACAGCCTTGAGGAAGACTCTTGAAAGCCACTACCCCGATAAAAGCCTGGCTCTCGGTGGCACATTCATCATCCAGAAAGGGAAAGCTAAAATCCACATCATG CCAAGGGAGTTCTCAGTCTGCCCACTCAACACAGATGATGAGGTCAACAGCTGGCTTAAGCACTTTGAGGTCAGCGCTCCACTGATCTGCCTGTCAGTGCTGGTTTCCAGAGATCCT GGTTTGGACCTCCGCGTGgagcacacacactgcttcagTCACCATGGAGAAGGTGGCCACTACTACATAGACACAACCCCCGACAGTGTGGAGTACTTGGGCTACTTTGTGCCAGCAGAGTTCGTCTATCGTATTGACAGACCCAAAGAGACTCATGGAGTTGGACGAGACTGA